A window of Phragmitibacter flavus contains these coding sequences:
- a CDS encoding NAD-dependent epimerase/dehydratase family protein, with product MTPYQIQQQVLVSRPQQWLVTGGAGFIGSHVVEKLLDVGQRVRVFDDFSTGKEANLKSDAELVSGDIRDRQQVASAMAGVERVIHLAAMGSVPLSLDKPALCHDINATGTLNVFLAAKEAGVVQVSYASSSAVYGDDSLDFKKEESIGRCLSPYAASKRMNEIDAQVLSNCYGMKVVGLRFFNVFGPRQDPNGAYAAVIPQWVDAMKAGREVFINGDGGNTRDFCFVRDVAQALLLAALIDDERAFGSVFNVGLGNATSLIELFAVLKSLVEEQTGKVVKEVIHRDFRAGDIRHSCADVARARDVLGFTPEHALREGLQETVASF from the coding sequence ATGACCCCCTATCAGATTCAACAGCAGGTATTGGTATCTCGTCCCCAACAATGGCTCGTTACCGGAGGAGCCGGTTTTATTGGTTCACATGTGGTGGAAAAGTTGTTGGATGTTGGCCAACGGGTGAGAGTTTTTGATGATTTTTCAACGGGGAAAGAGGCGAATTTGAAATCGGATGCGGAGTTGGTTTCGGGGGACATTCGGGACAGGCAGCAGGTGGCGTCGGCGATGGCGGGGGTGGAGCGGGTGATTCATCTCGCGGCCATGGGCAGTGTGCCTTTGTCGTTGGACAAGCCGGCTTTGTGTCATGACATCAATGCCACGGGAACGCTCAATGTGTTTCTTGCAGCGAAAGAGGCGGGGGTTGTCCAGGTAAGTTATGCGAGCAGCAGTGCGGTCTATGGCGATGATTCGCTGGATTTCAAAAAGGAGGAGAGCATTGGTCGTTGTTTGAGTCCCTACGCCGCCAGCAAGCGGATGAACGAGATCGATGCGCAGGTGCTGTCGAATTGCTATGGCATGAAGGTGGTGGGACTGAGGTTTTTTAACGTGTTTGGTCCGCGTCAGGATCCCAATGGTGCTTATGCGGCGGTGATTCCCCAATGGGTGGACGCGATGAAGGCGGGGCGTGAGGTGTTCATCAACGGGGATGGAGGGAACACGCGGGATTTTTGTTTCGTCCGCGATGTGGCACAGGCATTGTTGCTGGCGGCGTTGATTGACGATGAACGGGCTTTTGGATCAGTTTTTAATGTGGGCTTGGGCAATGCGACCAGTTTGATTGAGTTGTTTGCGGTGTTGAAGTCGCTGGTTGAGGAGCAGACGGGCAAAGTGGTCAAGGAGGTGATCCATCGCGATTTCCGCGCGGGAGACATCCGGCATTCATGTGCGGATGTCGCCAGGGCGCGTGACGTGCTGGGATTTACTCCCGAACACGCGCTGCGAGAAGGTCTTCAGGAAACGGTGGCGTCGTTTTGA
- a CDS encoding nucleotide sugar dehydrogenase produces MKVSVFGLGYVGAVTSACLAEAGHEVIGVDVQKEKIEAFNLGRSPIVEPGLDQLLAKAVRDGALRATTDAVAAVAETQVSIVCVGTPSLPSGELNLDYVRHVSGQIAEALKTSGKEHVLIFRSTMLPGSTGLMVAEFFEELRLSGRVKIYYCPEFLREGTAVQDFRDPSLAVIGTFDGLAPADGVARQLLGGKPAALRWRAAEMIKYACNYFHAVKVGFANEIGRLCKQLGEDGQTVMEVVCADTKLNISKYYMRPGTPFGGSCLPKDVSALNAFADGIGVELPLLGHTLATNRAHLEALVKLILGKGKTRIGLLGLAFKADTDDLRGSPMVAVAEALLANGCELSIYDPQLNLARLIGANASEIQRRMPHLTELMCESPREVLSRCDVIVASQRCARTDELASAARADQHVVDVNGWNELKLLPWQYEGACW; encoded by the coding sequence ATGAAAGTAAGTGTTTTTGGCCTTGGATATGTGGGAGCTGTCACGTCGGCGTGCCTTGCTGAGGCGGGTCACGAAGTGATCGGAGTGGATGTGCAAAAGGAAAAGATCGAGGCGTTCAATCTGGGACGTTCGCCGATAGTGGAGCCGGGATTGGATCAATTGCTTGCCAAGGCGGTCAGGGATGGGGCTTTGCGGGCGACGACCGATGCGGTGGCGGCAGTGGCGGAGACGCAGGTGTCGATTGTTTGTGTGGGGACGCCTTCATTGCCTTCGGGAGAGTTGAATCTGGATTATGTGCGTCATGTCTCCGGGCAGATCGCTGAAGCGTTGAAGACGAGCGGCAAGGAGCATGTGTTGATTTTTCGCAGCACGATGTTGCCTGGGAGCACGGGGTTGATGGTGGCGGAGTTTTTTGAGGAACTGCGCTTGAGCGGGCGCGTGAAGATTTATTATTGCCCGGAGTTTTTGCGTGAGGGGACGGCGGTTCAGGATTTCCGTGATCCGTCATTGGCGGTGATCGGGACGTTTGATGGCCTTGCGCCAGCGGATGGCGTGGCCCGACAATTGCTGGGCGGCAAACCGGCGGCGTTGAGATGGCGGGCGGCGGAGATGATCAAGTATGCGTGCAATTATTTCCATGCGGTGAAGGTGGGGTTTGCGAATGAAATTGGCCGGCTTTGCAAGCAGTTGGGTGAGGACGGGCAGACCGTGATGGAGGTGGTGTGTGCGGACACGAAGCTGAACATCTCGAAGTATTACATGCGACCGGGGACGCCTTTTGGCGGGTCGTGCCTGCCGAAGGATGTGAGCGCGCTGAATGCTTTTGCGGATGGGATTGGGGTGGAACTGCCTTTGCTTGGTCATACTCTGGCGACCAACCGGGCGCATCTGGAGGCATTGGTGAAGTTGATTCTTGGAAAGGGGAAAACGCGGATCGGATTGTTGGGTCTGGCGTTCAAGGCGGATACGGACGATTTGCGTGGCAGTCCGATGGTGGCGGTGGCGGAGGCATTGCTGGCGAACGGGTGCGAGTTGAGCATCTATGATCCACAGCTCAATTTGGCCAGGTTGATCGGTGCCAATGCGAGTGAGATTCAAAGGAGGATGCCGCATTTAACGGAGCTGATGTGCGAGAGTCCGCGTGAGGTGTTGTCGCGTTGCGATGTAATTGTGGCATCCCAGCGATGCGCGCGCACGGATGAACTGGCCTCGGCCGCGAGGGCGGATCAGCATGTGGTGGATGTGAACGGATGGAATGAGCTAAAGCTCCTTCCGTGGCAGTATGAGGGTGCTTGTTGGTAA
- a CDS encoding VanZ family protein produces the protein MSWLWLALGAVVLGLCVMPLPGDWREGGKALWLNVLHWPVAAGVALGWLSWQRRKVSWGSLMEAVLLVAVAGAGAEMLQLFTGRTFDGHDVFVNGLGALGGALTYARRSWGGWVLPLALMTSVPAWWPLVERVQLETAQRELLPVIGSQGGQGPVGLWQREVDGVVRGDGDDLVLELVAGKWSSLRRPGFGGDWSDYAGIEAEYEWMGKGDAAVKMGLRIDGRNGGRINGEVELQPGTNRLMMRFAENDEAVLNEVEQLVCFFRPGENEGRIRIGEMRLWREKEMGQPQ, from the coding sequence GTGTCGTGGCTGTGGCTGGCGTTGGGGGCGGTGGTGTTGGGATTGTGCGTGATGCCTTTGCCTGGAGACTGGCGTGAAGGGGGGAAGGCTTTGTGGTTGAATGTGTTGCACTGGCCGGTGGCGGCGGGAGTGGCGCTGGGCTGGTTAAGCTGGCAGCGCCGAAAGGTGAGTTGGGGAAGTCTGATGGAGGCGGTGTTGCTGGTGGCGGTGGCAGGGGCGGGGGCGGAGATGTTGCAGTTGTTTACGGGGAGAACCTTTGATGGTCACGATGTGTTCGTCAATGGATTGGGGGCGTTGGGCGGAGCGTTGACTTATGCGAGGCGAAGTTGGGGCGGCTGGGTGTTGCCTTTGGCGCTGATGACCTCGGTTCCGGCCTGGTGGCCATTGGTGGAGCGGGTTCAATTGGAGACGGCTCAACGGGAGTTATTGCCGGTGATAGGTTCGCAGGGTGGGCAGGGGCCGGTGGGTCTGTGGCAGCGCGAGGTGGATGGGGTGGTTCGGGGAGATGGCGATGATTTGGTGCTGGAGTTGGTTGCAGGAAAGTGGTCGAGTTTGCGCCGACCGGGATTTGGTGGGGACTGGTCTGACTATGCCGGGATCGAAGCGGAGTATGAGTGGATGGGGAAGGGTGATGCGGCGGTGAAGATGGGTTTGCGCATTGATGGCAGGAATGGTGGGCGCATCAACGGAGAGGTGGAATTGCAGCCAGGGACAAATCGATTGATGATGAGGTTTGCTGAAAATGATGAGGCGGTTTTGAATGAGGTGGAGCAGTTGGTGTGCTTCTTTCGGCCGGGTGAGAATGAAGGGCGGATCAGGATTGGGGAGATGCGGCTTTGGCGTGAAAAGGAGATGGGGCAACCGCAATAA
- a CDS encoding NAD-dependent succinate-semialdehyde dehydrogenase, with the protein MKKLHAPHLLRSECYIDGSWQQSDSGSTIAVTNPSTQSLIGHVPSMEKAEANRAIEAAYRALPSWRDTPAQDRATILRRWFNLIIGHQDDLASIMTAEQGKPLAESKTEITYAASFIEWFAEQAKRTYGDTIPSKSKGSRLITIKQPVGVCAAITPWNFPAAMITRKAGAALAAGCTMVVKPASQTPLSALALAVLAEEAGVPDGVLSVITGDSSEIGKAFTSSQLVRKLTFTGSTKTGAALMRDCANTIKKVSLELGGNAPFIVFDDADLEAAAEGVIQSKFRNTGQTCVCANRIFIHDTIYEKFTHLLAAKIAELKVGDGFEPDITQGPLINIEAVEKVESLLADATSKGATIAVGGRRHAKGGTFFEPTLLTEATSDMQLAQDEIFGPVAPLFRFQNEAEVIAMANDTEYGLAAYFYSRDIGRIWRTAEALECGMVGINTGIISTETAPFGGIKQSGIGREGSHEGIEEYLESKYLNLSGL; encoded by the coding sequence ATGAAAAAACTCCACGCCCCTCATCTTCTCCGTTCCGAATGCTACATCGACGGCTCATGGCAGCAGTCCGACTCAGGCTCGACCATCGCCGTCACCAATCCCTCTACCCAATCGCTCATCGGTCATGTTCCCTCCATGGAAAAAGCCGAAGCCAACCGCGCCATCGAAGCCGCCTACCGCGCCCTCCCATCCTGGCGCGACACTCCGGCTCAAGATCGCGCCACCATCCTGCGCCGCTGGTTCAACCTCATCATCGGGCACCAGGATGATCTCGCCAGCATCATGACCGCCGAACAAGGCAAACCCCTCGCTGAATCCAAGACCGAAATCACCTACGCCGCCTCCTTCATCGAATGGTTCGCCGAACAGGCCAAACGCACCTACGGCGACACCATCCCCTCCAAAAGCAAAGGCAGCCGACTCATCACCATCAAACAACCCGTCGGTGTCTGCGCCGCCATCACCCCGTGGAACTTCCCCGCTGCCATGATCACCCGCAAAGCCGGTGCCGCCCTCGCCGCCGGATGCACCATGGTCGTCAAACCCGCCAGCCAAACTCCGCTCTCCGCGCTCGCTCTTGCCGTGCTCGCCGAAGAGGCTGGTGTTCCCGACGGCGTCCTCTCCGTCATCACCGGCGACTCTTCTGAGATCGGCAAAGCCTTCACCTCCAGCCAACTCGTCCGAAAACTCACCTTCACCGGCTCCACCAAAACCGGCGCCGCCCTCATGCGCGACTGTGCCAACACCATAAAAAAAGTTTCGCTCGAACTCGGCGGCAACGCCCCCTTTATTGTTTTTGATGATGCCGACCTCGAAGCCGCTGCCGAGGGCGTCATCCAATCAAAATTCCGCAACACCGGCCAGACCTGCGTGTGCGCCAACCGCATCTTCATCCACGACACCATCTACGAAAAATTCACCCACCTACTCGCCGCCAAAATCGCTGAACTGAAAGTCGGCGACGGCTTCGAACCCGACATCACCCAAGGCCCCCTCATCAACATCGAGGCTGTAGAAAAAGTCGAATCCCTCCTCGCCGACGCTACTTCCAAAGGAGCCACGATTGCCGTCGGCGGCCGTCGCCATGCCAAAGGCGGCACCTTCTTCGAACCCACCCTGCTCACCGAAGCCACCTCCGACATGCAACTCGCGCAGGACGAAATCTTCGGCCCCGTCGCCCCCCTCTTCCGTTTTCAAAACGAAGCCGAAGTCATCGCCATGGCCAACGACACCGAATACGGCCTTGCCGCCTATTTCTACAGTCGCGACATCGGCCGCATCTGGCGCACCGCCGAAGCCCTCGAATGCGGCATGGTCGGCATCAACACCGGCATCATCTCCACCGAAACCGCCCCCTTTGGCGGCATCAAACAATCCGGCATTGGTCGCGAAGGTTCACACGAAGGCATCGAAGAATATTTAGAAAGCAAATACCTCAACCTCTCCGGCCTGTAA
- a CDS encoding epoxyqueuosine reductase QueH: MSDAAPVTTQIERPVLTPPNGAKKVLLHSCCAPCSGEVMEAIHASGVEMTIYFYNPNIHPRQEYDLRKQENIRFAEKHGIEFVDADYDSDNWFKRAKGMEWEPEKGARCTMCFDMRFERTALYAHEHGFPVITSCLGISRWKNMAQINGCGERAAAKYEGVSYWTFNWRKGGGAARMLEISKREQFYMQEYCGCIFSLRDSNQWRVKNGRPKIVIGEKYYGVDDAGGAAC, from the coding sequence ATGTCCGATGCGGCCCCAGTCACGACTCAAATTGAGCGCCCAGTTTTGACCCCTCCCAATGGGGCGAAAAAGGTGCTGCTGCATTCCTGTTGTGCGCCGTGTTCGGGGGAGGTGATGGAGGCGATCCATGCATCCGGGGTGGAGATGACGATCTATTTTTACAATCCGAACATCCATCCGCGGCAGGAGTATGATTTACGCAAACAGGAGAATATCCGCTTTGCCGAGAAGCACGGGATCGAGTTTGTGGATGCGGATTATGATTCCGACAACTGGTTCAAGCGGGCCAAAGGGATGGAGTGGGAGCCGGAGAAGGGGGCGCGTTGCACGATGTGTTTTGACATGCGGTTTGAGCGCACGGCGTTGTATGCGCATGAGCATGGGTTTCCGGTGATCACCAGTTGCCTGGGAATTTCGCGTTGGAAAAACATGGCGCAGATCAATGGCTGCGGGGAGCGGGCGGCGGCGAAGTATGAGGGGGTCAGCTACTGGACCTTCAACTGGCGCAAAGGCGGCGGCGCGGCGAGGATGTTGGAGATTTCCAAACGCGAGCAGTTTTACATGCAGGAGTATTGCGGGTGCATTTTCTCCCTGCGCGACAGCAATCAATGGCGGGTGAAGAATGGCCGGCCAAAGATTGTGATCGGCGAGAAGTATTACGGCGTGGATGATGCCGGTGGGGCGGCTTGCTGA